In the Corynebacterium kroppenstedtii genome, one interval contains:
- a CDS encoding glycosyltransferase family 4 protein, which produces MRIGMVCPYSMDDPGGVQAHAIELSEQLIRRGHTVSLLAPASLKTRVPDFVVRAGRSIPIPYNGSVARLSFTASAFHAVRRWLNNHEFDLVHIHEPNAPSVSMIALKMAKIPVVATYHASADRSRVLETFIPVLTPMLERVRAGIAVSEMARRWQVEQLGGDPILIPNGVDTKFFSSADPWSGADDAISRLDPDRPRIIFLGRFDEPRKGLDVLIEAMPRISRAIPGIEVVVVGTGDAKALSRRVAHVRDSITILGRLSNSDKARAFKASDVYVAPHLGGESFGIVLVEAMAAGAAVVASDIPAFRAVCDDGDAGWLFPPGDTDALVAAITELFSDKDKRQELARKGFERSQRFDWSHVTTEVERVYETVLGPQGERSLSS; this is translated from the coding sequence GTGCGAATCGGGATGGTGTGTCCATATTCCATGGACGACCCTGGTGGTGTTCAAGCTCACGCAATTGAACTATCAGAACAGTTAATCCGGCGCGGTCACACCGTAAGCCTACTTGCCCCAGCGTCGCTGAAAACTCGTGTTCCAGACTTCGTCGTTCGGGCCGGACGATCAATTCCCATCCCATACAACGGATCGGTTGCCCGCCTTAGTTTTACCGCTTCGGCGTTTCATGCTGTTCGTCGGTGGTTGAATAATCACGAATTCGACCTTGTCCATATACATGAACCTAACGCCCCTAGCGTGTCTATGATCGCGCTGAAAATGGCGAAGATTCCCGTCGTGGCTACGTATCATGCATCGGCTGATCGATCTCGTGTTTTGGAGACGTTTATCCCGGTTCTCACGCCCATGCTTGAGCGGGTTCGTGCAGGGATCGCTGTCTCGGAGATGGCCCGTCGGTGGCAAGTGGAACAGCTGGGGGGAGATCCCATTCTCATCCCCAACGGCGTCGATACGAAGTTTTTCTCATCGGCGGACCCATGGTCAGGAGCCGATGATGCGATCTCTCGCCTCGATCCAGACCGCCCGCGAATTATCTTTTTGGGTCGCTTTGATGAACCGCGTAAAGGGCTCGATGTGCTTATCGAAGCGATGCCACGGATTTCACGAGCAATTCCAGGTATCGAAGTTGTTGTCGTGGGGACTGGTGATGCCAAAGCTTTGTCGCGCCGCGTAGCTCATGTTCGAGACTCGATTACCATTCTTGGCCGATTATCTAATAGCGACAAGGCTCGAGCGTTTAAAGCATCGGATGTCTATGTGGCACCTCATCTCGGTGGGGAGAGCTTCGGTATCGTCCTCGTCGAAGCTATGGCTGCTGGTGCTGCTGTCGTCGCTAGTGATATTCCGGCATTTCGTGCCGTATGTGATGACGGTGATGCTGGTTGGCTATTTCCCCCGGGAGATACGGATGCCTTGGTGGCAGCTATCACCGAGCTATTTTCGGATAAGGATAAGCGACAAGAACTCGCGCGTAAGGGGTTCGAGCGATCCCAACGGTTTGATTGGAGCCACGTTACGACAGAAGTCGAGAGGGTATATGAAACCGTATTGGGGCCTCAGGGGGAAAGGAGCCTTTCGTCGTGA
- a CDS encoding NUDIX hydrolase has product MIPVWVAIVVVGLMAVLLAGMWASFIATRLHRLNIRTDEAALSLDAALGRRAAVVSALWPELADEAEATERIAFDTSCTTDRALAENRFAMRIHDLDDESVTVNGARTLADAHTRVELAMRFYNDAVSDTRTLRLRPLVRFFHLGGHASPPEYFEVAGIESDIPAS; this is encoded by the coding sequence GTGATACCGGTGTGGGTTGCCATCGTTGTCGTTGGTCTGATGGCCGTTCTCTTAGCGGGGATGTGGGCTTCTTTCATAGCCACCCGCTTGCATCGATTGAATATCCGGACGGATGAAGCAGCGTTAAGCCTGGATGCTGCCTTGGGTCGTCGGGCTGCGGTGGTGTCAGCATTGTGGCCAGAACTTGCGGATGAGGCCGAAGCAACGGAACGTATCGCTTTCGACACTTCGTGCACGACGGATCGAGCACTCGCTGAGAACCGGTTTGCCATGCGCATTCACGATCTCGATGACGAATCGGTGACGGTTAATGGTGCGAGAACACTAGCCGACGCCCACACACGAGTAGAACTCGCAATGCGCTTTTATAATGATGCCGTCTCGGACACCCGGACATTGCGGCTACGCCCGCTCGTGAGGTTTTTCCATCTCGGCGGTCATGCGTCGCCACCGGAGTATTTTGAGGTGGCTGGAATTGAATCCGACATTCCGGCGTCGTAA
- the pdxS gene encoding pyridoxal 5'-phosphate synthase lyase subunit PdxS has translation MSNNANQNGRHATDNPRGAAHSSSNETTHGTARVKRGLAEMLKGGVIMDVVTPEQAKIAEDAGATAVMALERVPADIRAEGGVSRMSDPDMIEGIINAVSIPVMAKARIGHFVEAQVLQSLGVDFIDESEVLTPADYSNHIDKFDFTVPFVCGATNLGEALRRINEGAAMIRSKGEAGTGDVSNAVTHMRTIRASINKLKSMAPDELYVAAKELQAPYELVREVAERGSLPVVLFTAGGIATPADAAMMMQLGAEGVFVGSGIFKSGDPEHRARAIVQATQNYDDPETIANVSRGLGEAMVGINVDEIPKPHRLAERGW, from the coding sequence ATGAGCAATAATGCAAATCAAAACGGACGGCATGCTACGGACAATCCACGCGGGGCTGCCCATTCCTCCTCGAATGAGACAACCCACGGGACTGCACGAGTAAAGCGCGGCCTGGCGGAGATGTTAAAAGGTGGCGTCATTATGGACGTCGTCACCCCTGAGCAGGCCAAGATCGCTGAGGATGCCGGCGCAACAGCAGTGATGGCTTTGGAGCGTGTCCCAGCTGATATTCGTGCTGAGGGTGGAGTGTCTCGCATGTCGGACCCCGACATGATCGAAGGCATTATTAACGCTGTGTCCATCCCGGTGATGGCGAAAGCCCGCATCGGTCATTTCGTCGAGGCACAGGTTTTGCAGTCGCTGGGCGTCGATTTTATCGACGAATCTGAGGTGCTGACGCCAGCCGATTATTCCAACCACATTGATAAATTCGACTTCACGGTGCCATTCGTCTGCGGAGCAACGAACCTTGGCGAAGCACTGCGACGGATCAACGAGGGTGCTGCCATGATCCGTTCGAAGGGCGAAGCAGGTACTGGGGATGTGTCCAACGCCGTGACCCACATGCGGACTATCCGGGCTTCTATTAATAAATTGAAATCGATGGCACCTGATGAGCTGTATGTCGCTGCTAAAGAACTCCAAGCTCCGTACGAGTTGGTGCGTGAGGTAGCTGAGCGTGGATCTCTCCCGGTTGTGCTGTTCACGGCCGGTGGTATTGCCACTCCAGCCGACGCAGCGATGATGATGCAGTTAGGCGCTGAGGGTGTTTTCGTCGGTTCGGGCATCTTTAAGTCTGGTGACCCGGAGCATCGTGCGCGCGCCATTGTCCAGGCAACGCAGAATTACGATGATCCCGAGACGATCGCCAATGTTTCTCGTGGCTTGGGTGAAGCGATGGTGGGCATCAATGTTGACGAGATCCCGAAGCCGCACCGTTTAGCAGAGCGTGGTTGGTAA
- the pdxT gene encoding pyridoxal 5'-phosphate synthase glutaminase subunit PdxT → MDSSNEKRTPLIGILAVQGGVIEHQRTLERLGVRSRLVRRPAHLDGVDGLILPGGESTTMSKLLELGGLLEPLTTKIHDGTPTFGTCAGMILLASEVKGTRPDAHCLSALDITVRRNAFGRQVDSFETDLSFKGISQPVHAVFIRAPWVESVGDDTDVLARVPEGEDKGAIVAVRSGHGRGNVLATSFHPEVTDDDRVHDYFVSMVQESMA, encoded by the coding sequence GTGGACAGTAGCAACGAAAAGAGAACCCCACTTATCGGAATTCTTGCTGTACAGGGTGGCGTTATCGAGCACCAGCGCACTTTAGAGCGACTCGGAGTTCGGTCGCGTCTTGTACGCCGTCCTGCTCACCTCGACGGAGTTGATGGGTTAATTCTTCCTGGGGGAGAATCGACGACCATGTCGAAGCTTCTCGAGCTGGGCGGGTTATTGGAACCTTTGACGACAAAGATTCACGACGGGACGCCGACGTTCGGTACGTGTGCCGGTATGATCTTGTTGGCCAGTGAAGTTAAGGGGACACGGCCCGATGCTCACTGCCTCTCCGCGCTAGACATCACGGTCCGAAGAAACGCGTTTGGTCGTCAGGTCGACTCCTTCGAAACGGATCTCAGTTTTAAAGGAATTAGTCAACCTGTTCACGCGGTTTTTATTCGTGCACCGTGGGTCGAATCAGTCGGCGACGACACCGACGTTCTTGCTCGTGTACCTGAAGGTGAAGACAAGGGCGCTATCGTTGCAGTACGTTCTGGTCACGGTAGGGGAAACGTACTTGCTACGTCGTTCCATCCTGAAGTGACCGACGACGACCGTGTCCATGACTATTTTGTGTCGATGGTCCAGGAATCGATGGCGTAA
- a CDS encoding YebC/PmpR family DNA-binding transcriptional regulator, with protein sequence MSGHSKWATTKHKKAANDAKRGKEFAKLIKNIEVAARTGGGDPSANPTLDDMIKKAKKASVPNDNIERARKRGSGEEAGGADWETVTYEGYGNGGVAILIECLTDNRNRAATDVRTAMNKNGGNMADAGSVAYMFNRKGVVQLPKEGNTEDDILMAVLDAGAEEVNDLGQNFEVVCAAGDLSAVRDALKEAGLEYDSAEPDYRADVKVQLDAAGARKIFHLIDALEESDDVQNIYTNMDLADDVLAELDN encoded by the coding sequence ATGAGTGGGCACTCTAAATGGGCAACGACGAAGCATAAGAAAGCTGCGAACGATGCCAAGCGTGGTAAAGAATTTGCCAAGCTGATTAAAAACATTGAGGTAGCTGCTCGCACCGGCGGCGGTGATCCCTCAGCGAATCCGACGCTCGATGACATGATCAAAAAGGCCAAAAAGGCGTCGGTACCTAATGACAACATCGAGCGAGCCCGCAAGCGTGGTTCTGGTGAGGAAGCCGGTGGCGCGGACTGGGAGACCGTCACGTATGAAGGCTATGGCAATGGCGGGGTAGCGATCCTTATTGAGTGCTTGACCGACAACCGTAACCGTGCTGCGACGGATGTGCGTACCGCTATGAACAAGAACGGCGGAAACATGGCGGATGCGGGTTCCGTCGCCTATATGTTCAACCGTAAAGGCGTCGTTCAGTTGCCTAAGGAAGGCAATACTGAAGACGACATCTTGATGGCGGTCCTGGATGCTGGCGCTGAAGAAGTTAATGACCTAGGCCAAAACTTCGAGGTCGTATGTGCAGCTGGAGATCTCTCTGCGGTTCGTGACGCATTAAAGGAAGCCGGGTTGGAGTACGATTCTGCAGAACCGGACTATCGAGCAGATGTCAAGGTTCAACTCGATGCAGCTGGAGCTCGAAAGATTTTCCACCTGATCGATGCACTGGAAGAGTCGGACGACGTTCAGAACATATACACCAATATGGATCTTGCCGACGACGTCCTAGCTGAACTTGATAACTAG
- the ruvC gene encoding crossover junction endodeoxyribonuclease RuvC yields the protein MGVDPGLTRCGISTVQAGRGRSVLPVAVGVIRTDASDDLSTRLLDISEKIDEWMDEYHPDMLAIERVFERGVVSTVMHTAHAVGVIIVCAARRDIPVYMYTPSEVKKAVSGNGRADKKQVTAMVTRVLGLAEPPRPADAADALALAICHCWRAPMLGLSGGQNPGWSASRHK from the coding sequence ATGGGGGTTGACCCCGGGTTAACCCGCTGCGGAATATCCACAGTTCAAGCTGGGCGAGGACGGTCCGTCCTACCTGTCGCGGTGGGAGTTATCCGAACAGACGCATCCGATGATCTGTCTACCCGTCTTCTCGATATTTCCGAGAAGATCGATGAGTGGATGGATGAGTATCATCCAGATATGCTGGCAATCGAACGTGTATTTGAACGTGGCGTAGTCTCTACTGTCATGCATACTGCCCATGCAGTGGGCGTGATTATCGTTTGTGCAGCGAGAAGAGATATTCCGGTTTACATGTACACGCCCAGTGAAGTGAAAAAAGCTGTGTCGGGGAACGGACGTGCAGATAAAAAGCAAGTCACCGCGATGGTTACACGAGTCTTGGGCTTAGCTGAACCACCGCGTCCCGCCGATGCGGCCGATGCTCTGGCGCTTGCTATTTGCCATTGCTGGCGTGCTCCCATGTTGGGGCTGTCTGGTGGGCAGAATCCGGGTTGGAGTGCTTCACGACATAAGTGA
- the ruvA gene encoding Holliday junction branch migration protein RuvA produces MIDSLHGEVLHVGLNHVVIECAGVGYRATAAPSLLGTLRKGEDARILVTMNVRDDGIELYAFDSDEARQMFAMLRKVSGVGPTSAMAICSVHNPADFARIITNEDDDALKAVKGIGKRTAERIIVDLKSKVAVFDSGDSASAPLPGVDGQSEADTQDDVVGTVTQALVELGFPEKQAERTAQSAATDGGSVSEILKRALRSMSSERN; encoded by the coding sequence GTGATTGATTCATTGCATGGCGAGGTTCTTCATGTCGGTCTTAATCATGTCGTCATCGAATGTGCAGGTGTCGGCTACCGAGCGACTGCTGCCCCCTCATTGCTGGGGACGCTGCGAAAAGGGGAGGACGCTCGAATCCTGGTCACGATGAACGTTCGCGACGATGGAATTGAGCTTTATGCTTTTGATTCCGACGAGGCTCGACAGATGTTTGCGATGCTTCGTAAGGTGTCGGGAGTTGGGCCCACATCCGCAATGGCAATCTGCTCCGTTCACAACCCCGCAGATTTTGCCCGAATAATTACCAATGAGGATGACGATGCACTCAAAGCTGTCAAGGGCATAGGTAAAAGAACAGCGGAGAGGATTATCGTCGATTTAAAGTCGAAAGTGGCTGTATTCGATTCTGGAGATTCGGCTAGCGCGCCGTTACCGGGAGTGGATGGGCAGTCAGAAGCCGACACGCAGGACGATGTGGTGGGCACGGTTACTCAAGCTCTTGTCGAACTAGGTTTTCCGGAAAAACAGGCCGAAAGGACTGCTCAGTCCGCTGCTACTGATGGGGGATCTGTGTCAGAAATTCTGAAGCGCGCCTTGCGATCCATGTCATCCGAGAGGAACTAG
- the ruvB gene encoding Holliday junction branch migration DNA helicase RuvB, protein MGNIEKTEFHIPDDKSGSPERSGPAPTMGKDEEFASGIRPVDPTEQSDDADAELSLRPRSLDEFIGQSKVREQLALVLSGAKARRVVPDHILLAGPPGLGKTTMAMIIAQEMGTSLRMTSGPALEKTGDLAAMLSNLMEGDVLFIDEIHRMARPAEEMLYMAMEDFRIDVIVGKGPGATSIPLDLPPFTLVGATTRAGMLTGPLRDRFGFTAQMEFYSASDLTKVVTRAARLLNIDIKADAAKEIASRSRGTPRIANRLLRRVRDYADVHSGGVITVEAAKAALLVFDVDERGLDRLDRAVLDALVRGHGGGPVGVSTLALAVGEEPTTVEEVCEPYLIRAGMIARTPRGRVATAEAWRHQGLEPPEGTIGAFL, encoded by the coding sequence ATGGGAAACATCGAGAAGACTGAGTTCCACATCCCCGATGACAAAAGTGGCTCCCCGGAGCGGAGCGGGCCGGCACCCACGATGGGGAAAGATGAGGAATTTGCTTCTGGGATTCGTCCTGTCGATCCAACCGAGCAGAGTGATGATGCGGATGCCGAATTGTCACTACGTCCGCGTAGCTTGGATGAATTCATTGGGCAGTCCAAGGTTCGTGAACAATTAGCATTGGTTCTATCGGGAGCTAAAGCACGTCGAGTTGTCCCTGATCACATCCTTTTAGCCGGGCCACCGGGATTGGGTAAGACAACCATGGCAATGATTATTGCCCAAGAAATGGGGACGTCATTACGGATGACGTCGGGTCCTGCGCTGGAAAAAACCGGTGATCTCGCTGCCATGCTGTCGAATTTGATGGAGGGGGATGTCCTCTTTATCGACGAAATTCACCGCATGGCGCGTCCTGCGGAAGAAATGCTGTACATGGCGATGGAAGATTTCCGCATCGACGTCATCGTCGGAAAAGGTCCAGGTGCCACGAGCATACCCTTAGATCTACCCCCCTTTACTTTGGTGGGCGCAACCACCCGAGCAGGAATGTTGACGGGGCCACTGCGTGATCGTTTTGGATTCACTGCGCAGATGGAGTTTTACTCGGCATCGGATCTAACAAAAGTTGTCACGCGTGCAGCACGTCTACTCAATATTGATATTAAGGCCGATGCTGCGAAGGAGATTGCATCGCGGAGCCGAGGTACACCCCGTATCGCTAACCGCCTGTTGCGACGGGTAAGAGACTATGCGGACGTCCACTCCGGAGGAGTGATCACAGTAGAAGCAGCCAAGGCTGCGCTTTTAGTTTTCGATGTCGACGAGAGAGGTCTGGATCGACTCGATCGTGCTGTTCTCGATGCGCTCGTCCGGGGCCATGGGGGTGGACCCGTTGGCGTGTCGACTTTAGCGCTCGCCGTAGGTGAAGAACCCACCACTGTCGAGGAGGTTTGTGAACCATACCTGATTAGGGCTGGGATGATTGCTCGCACACCGCGCGGTCGTGTTGCCACAGCGGAAGCGTGGAGGCATCAGGGGCTGGAACCACCGGAGGGGACAATCGGTGCCTTTCTCTAA
- a CDS encoding preprotein translocase subunit YajC: MNGLWILILILFLALPIMQIVRQNKSMKRIQEFRSQLQPGMAVETAGGLHGRVVAVKGDVLDLQIAPGVVVEWAVKGILGPVARQESSTATEPTTSGTQGQTTVLNEEATPDHDSTVEPNASEDAVADSHRHSSVQSNGTTDVSSDSSTTDK; encoded by the coding sequence ATGAACGGTCTATGGATACTTATCCTCATCCTTTTCTTGGCATTGCCCATCATGCAAATTGTGAGGCAGAACAAGAGCATGAAGCGCATCCAGGAGTTTCGCTCTCAACTACAGCCTGGGATGGCTGTTGAGACGGCCGGAGGCTTGCATGGGCGAGTCGTTGCGGTGAAAGGTGACGTCCTCGACTTGCAAATTGCGCCTGGGGTTGTCGTTGAGTGGGCTGTGAAAGGCATTTTGGGACCAGTTGCACGACAAGAGTCGTCAACCGCTACTGAGCCAACGACGAGTGGGACGCAGGGACAGACGACTGTCTTAAATGAGGAGGCGACGCCGGATCACGATTCAACTGTGGAGCCGAATGCTAGCGAGGACGCCGTTGCCGACTCCCATCGGCACTCGTCGGTTCAAAGCAACGGAACTACAGATGTTTCCTCGGATTCGTCGACGACAGATAAGTAA
- the secD gene encoding protein translocase subunit SecD, producing the protein MAARKNRARSTKSRWPYRAIGIFVIFLVAVYLLVFLTGNKKPEPKLGIDLQGGTRVTLVPQGSQPSNDQLEQARKILENRVNGMGVSGATVQTDGNTLVITVPGDDSAQARNLGQTSQLLFRPVLNQQAAAQEVDRGKLADTVVDMANRWVKAGVISPDNAQKTLDELKKQLEQLNNSGQAQGQQAFAIPSSMKITAKPEAKPANSIEENKLREQTSAMLLKDRQSEDPTTLQAAGSLLECKGSDPLAGQDDPSKPLVTCDEDKNVHLLDAAPVLVGQEDKKDPQRLTGEEIDTNSPINGGYDSNSGQMAITFKFKTSNKDKGGDTWAEVTQKYQGQQVAITLDSEVISAPTIQSPTPAGSTTQITGKFSEAEAKDLANNLKYGALPISFAGENGEKGGTATTIPATLGFASLKAGLIAGGIGLILVALYALAYYRGLGIITIFSLLLSALLIYGSLVLLGRWVGYSLDLAGIAGLIIGIGTTADSFVVYFERIKDEIRDGRTFRSAVPKAWERARRTILSGNLVSLIAAVVLYILAVGDVKGFAFTLGLTTIFDLFVVFLVSAPLIILASRKPFFSKPSVDGLGAVMRVAQRRRAAGIKLPYDVERADNVKDDQPTRRHIKLADSLSETDGSSWGGSSRVDTSKEEK; encoded by the coding sequence TTGGCAGCCCGGAAGAACAGAGCTCGCTCCACAAAATCCCGATGGCCGTATCGTGCCATCGGTATCTTCGTCATTTTCCTCGTAGCGGTGTACCTTCTGGTGTTCCTCACGGGGAATAAGAAGCCTGAACCTAAGTTAGGTATTGATCTTCAGGGCGGAACCCGAGTTACTTTGGTGCCCCAAGGTTCCCAACCGTCCAATGATCAGCTTGAGCAGGCCCGGAAAATTCTAGAGAACCGCGTCAATGGCATGGGCGTGTCTGGTGCAACAGTGCAAACTGACGGGAACACACTCGTCATCACTGTGCCAGGAGATGATTCCGCTCAAGCTCGGAACCTGGGACAAACATCCCAATTGTTGTTCCGTCCGGTACTTAACCAACAAGCTGCTGCACAAGAAGTTGATCGGGGCAAGCTAGCAGACACTGTTGTCGATATGGCTAATCGATGGGTAAAAGCAGGCGTGATTTCGCCGGATAATGCCCAGAAGACCCTCGATGAACTGAAGAAGCAGTTGGAACAACTCAATAACAGCGGTCAAGCCCAGGGGCAGCAGGCATTCGCAATTCCCAGCTCGATGAAGATTACGGCGAAGCCAGAGGCTAAGCCAGCCAACTCCATCGAAGAAAACAAGCTTCGTGAACAAACATCTGCCATGCTTCTCAAGGATCGGCAATCAGAAGATCCAACCACTTTGCAAGCAGCTGGGTCCTTGCTGGAGTGTAAGGGATCGGATCCTTTGGCAGGGCAAGATGATCCGTCTAAACCCCTCGTAACCTGTGATGAAGATAAGAACGTTCACCTACTAGATGCGGCGCCGGTATTAGTGGGGCAGGAGGATAAGAAAGATCCTCAGCGTCTCACTGGCGAGGAGATCGATACCAATTCTCCGATTAATGGCGGGTATGATTCCAACAGCGGGCAGATGGCCATTACGTTCAAGTTCAAGACATCCAATAAAGATAAGGGTGGCGATACGTGGGCCGAAGTAACACAGAAGTATCAGGGCCAGCAGGTAGCTATCACCCTCGACTCCGAAGTAATTTCTGCTCCGACGATTCAGTCACCGACCCCTGCAGGCTCGACGACCCAGATTACTGGTAAGTTCTCCGAGGCCGAGGCAAAAGACTTAGCGAATAACCTTAAGTATGGTGCGCTGCCCATCAGCTTTGCTGGTGAGAACGGTGAGAAGGGTGGTACCGCTACGACCATTCCCGCCACACTTGGTTTTGCTTCGTTGAAAGCAGGGCTTATCGCAGGAGGTATTGGCTTAATCTTGGTCGCTCTCTATGCGTTGGCGTACTACCGAGGGCTCGGCATCATCACGATTTTCTCCCTCTTGCTCTCGGCGTTACTCATCTACGGAAGCCTCGTCTTACTCGGACGGTGGGTCGGTTACAGCCTTGACCTTGCGGGCATCGCCGGCTTGATCATCGGCATTGGTACTACTGCAGACTCCTTCGTGGTCTATTTCGAACGTATTAAAGATGAGATACGCGATGGCCGAACATTCAGGTCTGCTGTACCAAAGGCCTGGGAGCGTGCTCGCCGCACTATCCTGTCCGGTAACTTGGTTTCCCTCATCGCAGCTGTCGTGCTGTACATTCTGGCTGTTGGTGACGTTAAAGGCTTTGCCTTCACACTTGGTTTAACGACGATCTTCGACCTGTTTGTTGTGTTCCTGGTCTCTGCACCGCTGATTATTCTGGCCTCGCGCAAGCCATTCTTCTCTAAGCCATCTGTGGACGGACTCGGAGCCGTCATGCGCGTTGCGCAGCGCCGTCGCGCTGCTGGCATCAAGCTTCCTTATGACGTTGAGCGCGCTGATAACGTCAAAGATGATCAACCTACACGGCGGCACATCAAGCTCGCGGATAGTCTCTCAGAAACAGATGGGTCATCGTGGGGCGGCTCATCACGCGTCGATACCTCGAAGGAGGAGAAGTAA
- the secF gene encoding protein translocase subunit SecF gives MSKRPFFERIYTGEGGIEFVSQRRRWYGIYAIILAICLVSIIFRGFTLGIDFEGGTKITMPAGDVSKTEVADTFHEATGVEAQQVQIIGSGDARNVEIESKHLNDDEISEAREALFSKYHPKDASGKETPDSIGDSTVSNSWGSTITHRMVLALVVFLALIFLYITVRFERDMAIAAISALAVDAIVVSGLYSIIGFEVSPASIIGLLTVLSYSLYDTVVVFDKVHENTAGLTKTTTSTYAEQANLAVNQTMMRSISTSLFSILPIGALMVVAVWLLGVGTLKDLSLVQLLGVIEGTFSSIFLATPILVSLKSRQKKYSEHTKRVEESRRAEPSNQQVERVAVASGGSELGTSQGADSEPSARSSSRRGGSSRISHHSDRESETGRFRSREGGGASWRPDESRRRTNPPLNES, from the coding sequence ATGAGTAAGAGGCCCTTCTTCGAACGTATCTACACCGGTGAAGGCGGAATTGAGTTCGTATCTCAGCGCCGTCGCTGGTACGGCATTTACGCCATAATTTTGGCGATTTGCCTTGTATCCATTATCTTCCGTGGCTTTACACTGGGCATCGACTTTGAGGGCGGTACCAAGATAACGATGCCTGCCGGTGACGTGTCTAAGACCGAAGTCGCCGACACCTTCCACGAGGCCACCGGGGTTGAAGCCCAGCAGGTCCAAATTATTGGCTCTGGTGATGCTCGTAATGTGGAAATCGAGTCAAAGCATCTGAATGATGACGAGATTTCCGAAGCGCGGGAAGCCTTATTCTCGAAATACCACCCGAAAGACGCCTCGGGTAAAGAAACTCCAGACTCTATTGGTGATTCGACCGTGAGTAACTCGTGGGGATCGACGATTACCCACCGTATGGTCCTAGCGCTGGTCGTCTTCCTTGCGCTAATTTTCCTTTACATCACGGTTCGTTTTGAACGCGATATGGCTATTGCAGCTATATCAGCACTTGCTGTGGACGCAATTGTGGTCTCTGGGCTGTATTCAATCATTGGCTTCGAGGTATCACCAGCGTCGATCATCGGTTTGCTGACAGTCCTGTCCTACTCGCTTTATGACACCGTGGTCGTGTTCGACAAAGTCCACGAGAACACCGCGGGTTTGACGAAAACGACCACGTCGACCTATGCCGAGCAAGCTAACCTCGCCGTGAATCAGACAATGATGCGTTCCATTTCGACGTCATTATTCTCGATCCTGCCGATTGGCGCATTGATGGTGGTCGCGGTCTGGTTGCTCGGCGTGGGTACGCTAAAAGACCTCTCACTCGTACAGCTCCTTGGTGTCATCGAAGGAACGTTCTCCTCAATCTTCTTAGCGACACCAATTTTGGTTTCGCTCAAGTCGCGCCAAAAGAAGTATTCCGAGCACACTAAACGTGTCGAAGAATCTCGTAGAGCTGAGCCATCGAACCAACAGGTTGAACGGGTTGCCGTAGCTAGTGGTGGATCAGAGTTGGGTACTAGCCAAGGTGCTGATTCTGAGCCATCGGCACGCTCCTCGTCACGTAGGGGGGGATCATCACGTATCTCTCACCACTCTGATCGAGAGTCCGAAACGGGCAGATTCCGCAGCCGTGAAGGCGGCGGTGCGTCGTGGCGTCCCGACGAGAGCCGACGCCGTACCAATCCACCTCTTAATGAGAGCTAA